The Nocardioides sp. S-1144 genome includes a region encoding these proteins:
- a CDS encoding DUF3375 domain-containing protein, with protein MSEVAAELARVKDAFAQPTLTLLHQRQAHVVITIFRTAFGRNNKPIPTARLHAQVEEHLAAVRLTGEGDVPQGSGRDLCHRWMRGQWLVRSLDETGHEVYTLTSHAQQALELVKNLARDRATLSEHRISTILGSVRRFNSEANPDRTARVTILNAEIARLQAERDRLVEGAELVGATEDYMLEGFTELLSLISALPSDFARVEERFGTIRGEILAAFRAEDRPAGEVIDDYLARADALMTATHEGRAFEGAFALLRDDALVTQLREDLNALLEHPLSGAILSEAERAELRGTVRLVRDGLDRVLAQRSRVTATLKEYIVSHDAVRDRELEQTLRQVESELTTWMATTGPRATHDVALLPLRAGVDHLRERFHDPADDVLPERLGGADPDDAPAVSLAGLMAQGGPQLTSLRERLDEALRSLLPAASLGELFDGFEPELRRPVEILGLLHLAADHEWEADDVAESFAAVRPDGTRRTFAVPRLPLPDPDLREATR; from the coding sequence ATGAGCGAGGTCGCCGCCGAGCTGGCGCGGGTCAAGGACGCCTTCGCGCAGCCGACCCTGACCCTGCTCCACCAGCGCCAGGCGCACGTCGTCATCACAATCTTCCGCACCGCGTTCGGGCGCAACAACAAGCCGATCCCGACGGCGCGGCTGCACGCGCAGGTCGAGGAGCACCTGGCGGCGGTCCGGCTGACGGGGGAGGGCGACGTCCCGCAGGGCAGCGGACGCGACCTGTGCCACCGCTGGATGCGCGGGCAGTGGCTGGTGCGCTCGCTCGACGAGACCGGCCACGAGGTCTACACGCTGACCTCCCACGCCCAGCAGGCCCTCGAGCTGGTCAAGAACCTCGCCCGCGACCGCGCGACCCTCAGCGAGCACCGGATCTCGACCATCCTCGGCTCGGTGCGCCGCTTCAACTCCGAGGCCAACCCCGACCGCACGGCGCGGGTCACCATCCTCAACGCCGAGATCGCCCGGCTCCAGGCCGAGCGCGACCGGCTGGTCGAGGGCGCCGAGCTGGTCGGCGCGACCGAGGACTACATGCTCGAGGGCTTCACCGAGCTGCTGTCGCTGATCTCGGCGCTCCCGAGCGACTTCGCGCGCGTCGAGGAGCGGTTCGGCACCATCCGCGGCGAGATCCTCGCGGCGTTCCGGGCCGAGGACCGGCCGGCCGGCGAGGTCATCGACGACTACCTCGCCCGCGCCGACGCGCTGATGACGGCCACCCACGAGGGGCGGGCGTTCGAGGGCGCCTTCGCCCTGCTGCGCGACGACGCCCTGGTCACCCAGCTCCGCGAGGACCTCAACGCCCTGCTCGAGCACCCGCTGTCGGGCGCGATCCTGAGCGAGGCCGAGCGCGCCGAGCTGCGCGGCACGGTCCGGCTGGTGCGCGACGGCCTCGACCGGGTGCTCGCCCAGCGCTCGCGCGTGACGGCGACGCTCAAGGAGTACATCGTCTCCCACGACGCCGTCCGCGACCGCGAGCTCGAGCAGACGCTGCGGCAGGTCGAGTCCGAGCTGACCACCTGGATGGCGACGACGGGGCCGCGCGCCACGCACGACGTCGCGCTCCTGCCGCTGCGTGCCGGCGTCGACCACCTGCGCGAGCGGTTCCACGACCCGGCCGACGACGTCCTGCCGGAGCGCCTCGGTGGCGCCGACCCCGACGACGCCCCGGCGGTGTCGCTGGCCGGCCTGATGGCGCAGGGTGGCCCGCAGCTGACCTCGCTGCGCGAGCGGCTCGACGAGGCGCTGCGCTCGCTGCTGCCGGCGGCCTCGCTGGGCGAGCTGTTCGACGGCTTCGAGCCGGAGCTGCGGCGTCCGGTCGAGATCCTCGGGCTGCTCCACCTGGCGGCCGACCACGAGTGGGAGGCCGACGACGTCGCCGAGTCGTTCGCCGCCGTCCGGCCCGACGGCACGCGCCGCACCTTCGCCGTGCCGCGGCTGCCCCTGCCCGACCCCGACCTGCGAGAGGCGACCCGATGA
- a CDS encoding DUF559 domain-containing protein, protein MTVVELIEEAGGYLPRAVLVAATSRAQVDAALAAGLVVASGRGRYTTAATGAAVRAAQRVGGVLCLTSAALHHGWEVKVVPERPHVAVPRGRKVSRARRDGVELHRYDLHAADLVDGVATDAETTLRHCLTRLPWDEALAVADSALRHDVDPAALRRAAAVSGHGSRQARRVLAEADAEAANPFESVTRAIALDVPGLAVRPQRTIRTPWSTARPDLVDEELKIVVECDSFEWHGGRAELARDARRYDLLVVDGWVVLRFAWEDVMFDPAHVRRVLVAAVALVEARTARPTCRCGAA, encoded by the coding sequence GTGACGGTGGTCGAGCTGATCGAGGAAGCCGGCGGGTACCTCCCGCGCGCCGTCCTCGTCGCCGCGACGTCGCGCGCCCAGGTCGACGCCGCGCTCGCCGCCGGCCTGGTCGTGGCCTCCGGGAGGGGCCGCTACACCACCGCAGCGACCGGCGCCGCGGTCCGTGCCGCCCAGCGCGTGGGCGGCGTCCTCTGCCTGACCAGCGCGGCGCTGCACCACGGCTGGGAGGTCAAGGTCGTGCCCGAGCGGCCCCACGTCGCCGTGCCGCGCGGCCGCAAGGTCAGCCGGGCGCGCCGTGACGGCGTCGAGCTGCACCGCTACGACCTGCATGCCGCCGACCTGGTCGACGGCGTCGCCACCGACGCGGAGACCACGCTGCGCCACTGCCTCACCCGGCTGCCGTGGGACGAGGCGCTGGCCGTCGCCGACTCCGCCCTGCGCCACGACGTCGACCCGGCGGCGCTGCGCCGCGCGGCCGCCGTCAGCGGCCACGGCTCTCGGCAGGCCCGCCGGGTGCTCGCCGAGGCCGACGCCGAGGCGGCCAACCCGTTCGAGTCCGTGACTCGGGCGATCGCGCTCGACGTGCCGGGACTGGCGGTGCGCCCCCAGCGGACGATCCGGACACCCTGGAGCACGGCACGACCGGACCTCGTGGACGAGGAGCTCAAGATCGTCGTGGAGTGCGACTCCTTCGAGTGGCACGGCGGCCGGGCGGAGCTCGCGAGGGACGCGAGGCGCTACGACCTGCTCGTCGTCGACGGGTGGGTCGTCCTCCGCTTCGCCTGGGAGGACGTCATGTTCGACCCCGCGCACGTCCGCCGGGTGCTGGTCGCGGCCGTCGCCCTCGTAGAAGCACGTACAGCACGACCCACCTGCCGGTGCGGCGCCGCGTAG
- a CDS encoding YihY/virulence factor BrkB family protein has translation MPSEPSDDAAAASSRGAGLARRAAHTLWRLVVTTVSSCLRYRVTGLAAEGAFFAVVSVPPLVFALAGGIGYVSARFSADQVEDVRRAILDFSSTFLTDSAVDKVINPTMESVLDGGRLDVVSLGFVLSLWSGSRALNVFVDTITIMHGLGGHRGIVKTRALSFVLYILAVLTGAISIPLVIAGPGLVRAWLPERADFLMQFYWPIVIVVCVCFLATLYHVSVPVKTNWSFNLPGATFSLVAWILGSYVLRWVLTATAADSKSIYGPLAAPIAVLLWLYLVAIAVLIGAAVNAAFDQVFPQKHTTRARLELMTRLRTVMTRETTPVPPERPDPPEPPEPPAPTQPVRVTPRPAPTRSAASERAVGDPAPRTD, from the coding sequence ATGCCCTCGGAGCCCTCGGACGACGCCGCCGCGGCGTCGTCCCGGGGTGCCGGCCTGGCCCGCCGGGCCGCCCACACGCTGTGGCGCCTGGTCGTCACCACCGTCTCCTCCTGCCTGCGCTACCGGGTCACCGGGCTCGCCGCGGAGGGGGCGTTCTTCGCCGTCGTGTCCGTGCCACCGCTGGTCTTCGCGCTGGCCGGCGGCATCGGCTACGTGTCCGCGCGGTTCAGCGCCGACCAGGTCGAGGACGTGCGGCGCGCGATCCTCGACTTCAGCTCGACCTTCCTCACCGACTCCGCCGTCGACAAGGTCATCAACCCGACGATGGAGTCGGTGCTCGACGGCGGCCGGCTCGACGTCGTCTCGCTGGGCTTCGTGCTCTCGCTGTGGTCGGGCTCGCGCGCGCTCAACGTCTTCGTCGACACCATCACGATCATGCACGGGCTCGGGGGCCACCGCGGGATCGTCAAGACCCGGGCACTGTCGTTCGTGCTGTACATCCTGGCGGTGCTCACCGGCGCGATCTCGATCCCGCTCGTGATCGCCGGCCCGGGTCTGGTCCGCGCCTGGCTGCCCGAGCGGGCCGACTTCCTGATGCAGTTCTACTGGCCGATCGTCATCGTCGTGTGCGTCTGCTTCCTCGCGACGCTCTACCACGTGTCGGTGCCGGTGAAGACGAACTGGAGCTTCAACCTGCCCGGTGCCACGTTCTCGCTCGTCGCGTGGATCCTCGGCTCGTACGTCCTGCGCTGGGTGCTGACCGCGACGGCGGCCGACTCCAAGTCGATCTACGGGCCCCTGGCGGCACCGATCGCCGTCCTGCTGTGGCTGTACCTGGTCGCGATCGCGGTGCTCATCGGTGCGGCGGTGAACGCGGCGTTCGACCAGGTCTTCCCGCAGAAGCACACGACCCGGGCCCGGCTCGAGCTGATGACGCGACTGCGCACGGTGATGACCCGCGAGACGACGCCCGTCCCCCCGGAGCGCCCGGACCCGCCCGAGCCGCCCGAGCCGCCCGCCCCGACCCAGCCGGTGCGCGTGACGCCGCGCCCCGCGCCGACCAGGTCGGCGGCGTCCGAGCGTGCCGTCGGCGACCCCGCGCCCCGCACCGACTAG
- a CDS encoding glycine hydroxymethyltransferase, translated as MADLSSLTSSAYSQALEVIASVEPRIAEATRKELADQRGSLKLIASENYASPAVLLTMGTWFSDKYAEGTVGHRFYAGCQNVDTVESLAAEHARELFGAEYAYVQPHSGIDANLVAFWSILAHRVEGPWLEKVGSKNVNELTDADWESLRKELGNQRLLGMSLDAGGHLTHGFRPNISGKMFHQQQYGTDPTTGLLDYDALAAKAREFKPLILVAGYSAYPRRVNFAKMREIADEVGATLLVDMAHFAGLVAGKVFTGDEDPVPHAHVVTTTTHKSLRGPRGGMVLATEEYAPSVDRGCPMVLGGPLSHVMAAKAVAFAEARQPAFQTYAQEVADNAKSLAEGFLSRGGSLVTGGTDNHLVLLDVSGFGLTGRQAESALLDAGVVTNRNSVPADPNGAWYTSGIRLGTPALTTRGFGHDEFDLVADLIVQVLQNTEPGTTKAGTPSKASYRLADGIADRVKDASAEMLDKHPLYPGLELS; from the coding sequence ATGGCCGACCTCTCGTCCCTCACCAGCTCCGCGTACAGCCAGGCACTCGAGGTCATCGCCTCCGTGGAGCCGCGCATCGCCGAGGCCACCCGCAAGGAGCTCGCCGACCAGCGCGGCTCCCTCAAGCTGATCGCGAGCGAGAACTACGCCTCGCCCGCCGTGCTGCTGACCATGGGCACCTGGTTCAGCGACAAGTACGCCGAGGGCACCGTCGGCCACCGCTTCTACGCCGGCTGCCAGAACGTCGACACCGTCGAGTCGCTCGCCGCCGAGCACGCCCGCGAGCTGTTCGGGGCGGAGTACGCCTACGTGCAGCCGCACTCGGGCATCGACGCCAACCTGGTCGCCTTCTGGTCGATCCTAGCCCACCGCGTCGAGGGCCCGTGGCTGGAGAAGGTCGGCAGCAAGAACGTCAACGAGCTCACCGACGCCGACTGGGAGTCCCTGCGCAAGGAGCTCGGCAACCAGCGCCTGCTCGGGATGAGCCTGGACGCCGGCGGCCACCTGACCCACGGCTTCCGCCCCAACATCAGCGGCAAGATGTTCCACCAGCAGCAGTACGGCACCGACCCGACGACCGGGCTGCTCGACTACGACGCCCTGGCCGCGAAGGCGCGCGAGTTCAAGCCGCTCATCCTGGTTGCCGGCTACTCGGCGTACCCGCGGCGGGTGAACTTCGCCAAGATGCGTGAGATCGCCGACGAGGTCGGCGCCACGCTCCTGGTCGACATGGCGCACTTCGCCGGGCTCGTGGCCGGCAAGGTCTTCACCGGCGACGAGGACCCCGTCCCGCACGCCCACGTCGTGACCACCACGACCCACAAGAGCCTGCGCGGTCCGCGCGGCGGCATGGTGCTGGCGACCGAGGAGTACGCCCCCAGCGTCGACCGCGGCTGCCCGATGGTGCTCGGCGGGCCGCTCTCGCACGTGATGGCCGCGAAGGCCGTGGCTTTCGCCGAGGCCCGCCAGCCGGCGTTCCAGACCTACGCCCAGGAGGTCGCCGACAACGCCAAGTCGCTCGCCGAGGGCTTCCTGTCCCGCGGCGGCTCGCTGGTCACCGGCGGCACCGACAACCACCTGGTGCTGCTCGACGTCTCGGGCTTCGGGCTCACCGGCCGCCAGGCCGAGTCGGCCCTGCTCGACGCCGGCGTGGTCACCAACCGCAACTCCGTCCCGGCCGACCCGAACGGCGCCTGGTACACCTCCGGCATCCGCCTCGGCACGCCCGCGCTCACCACCCGCGGGTTCGGCCACGACGAGTTCGACCTCGTCGCCGACCTGATCGTGCAGGTGCTCCAGAACACCGAGCCCGGCACCACCAAGGCCGGCACGCCGTCCAAGGCGTCCTACCGCCTCGCCGACGGCATCGCCGACCGCGTCAAGGACGCCTCGGCCGAGATGCTCGACAAGCACCCGCTGTACCCGGGCCTCGAGCTGAGCTGA
- a CDS encoding cation:dicarboxylate symporter family transporter encodes MSTTPSAHAPQSPPRQVKNRTHYLYLAVIAAVVLGIAVGILFPSFAVELKPLGEAFVALIKMMIQPVIFCTIVIGVGSVANAARVGKVGGLALAYFITMSTFALGIGMVVGNILHPGDGLNLDDEVAGAGQEQAAAGHGSTSEFLLGVIPDSMLSALTSGEVLQTLLVALLVGFALQRMGRAGEPILRGINTIQKLVFRVLAMIMWAAPVGAFGAMAAVVGATGADALKSLAVLMIGFYVTCALFVFVVLGTILKLATGVNLFSLLRYLGREFLLIVSTSSSESALPRLIAKMEHAGVDKPTVGVVVPTGYSFNLDGTAIYLTMASLFIAEAMGDPLSIGEQISLLLFMMIASKGAAGVTGAGMATLAGGLSSHRPELVDGVGLIVGIDRFMSEARAVTNFAGNAVATVLVGHWTGGLDRAKLDAVLGGHDPFDETTMLDDHDAEPVEAGESNPGVALEKEPVKA; translated from the coding sequence ATGAGCACCACGCCGTCGGCGCACGCGCCGCAGTCCCCACCGCGTCAGGTCAAGAACCGCACCCACTACCTCTACCTGGCAGTGATCGCGGCCGTCGTCCTCGGCATTGCGGTCGGGATCCTGTTCCCGAGCTTCGCCGTCGAGCTCAAGCCGCTCGGCGAGGCCTTCGTGGCCCTCATCAAGATGATGATCCAGCCGGTCATCTTCTGCACGATCGTGATCGGGGTCGGCTCGGTGGCCAACGCGGCCCGGGTCGGCAAGGTCGGCGGGCTCGCGCTCGCCTACTTCATCACGATGTCGACCTTCGCCCTCGGCATCGGCATGGTCGTCGGCAACATCCTGCACCCGGGTGACGGCCTCAACCTGGACGACGAGGTCGCCGGCGCCGGACAGGAGCAGGCCGCGGCCGGCCACGGCAGCACCTCGGAGTTCCTGCTCGGGGTCATCCCCGACTCGATGCTCTCCGCGCTCACCTCCGGCGAGGTCCTCCAGACCCTGCTCGTCGCCCTGCTCGTCGGCTTCGCGCTGCAGCGGATGGGCCGGGCCGGCGAGCCGATCCTGCGCGGCATCAACACCATCCAGAAGCTGGTCTTCCGCGTCCTGGCGATGATCATGTGGGCCGCGCCGGTCGGCGCCTTCGGGGCCATGGCCGCCGTCGTCGGCGCGACCGGCGCCGACGCGCTCAAGAGCCTGGCGGTGCTGATGATCGGGTTCTACGTCACCTGCGCGCTGTTCGTCTTCGTCGTCCTCGGCACCATCCTCAAGCTGGCCACCGGCGTGAACCTCTTCAGCCTCCTGAGGTACCTGGGCCGGGAGTTCCTGCTCATCGTGTCGACGTCGTCGTCCGAGTCGGCCCTGCCCCGCCTGATCGCCAAGATGGAGCACGCCGGCGTCGACAAGCCGACCGTGGGCGTCGTCGTCCCGACCGGCTACTCCTTCAACCTCGACGGCACCGCGATCTACCTGACCATGGCCTCGCTCTTCATCGCCGAGGCGATGGGCGACCCGCTGTCGATCGGCGAGCAGATCTCGCTGCTGCTGTTCATGATGATCGCCTCCAAGGGCGCCGCGGGCGTCACCGGCGCCGGCATGGCCACCCTCGCCGGCGGCCTGAGCTCGCACCGCCCTGAGCTGGTCGACGGGGTCGGCCTCATCGTCGGCATCGACCGCTTCATGAGCGAGGCCCGCGCGGTCACCAACTTCGCCGGCAACGCCGTCGCCACCGTGCTCGTCGGGCACTGGACCGGCGGCCTGGACCGGGCCAAGCTCGACGCCGTGCTCGGCGGGCACGACCCCTTCGACGAGACCACGATGCTCGACGACCACGACGCCGAGCCGGTCGAGGCGGGGGAGTCGAACCCCGGCGTCGCGCTCGAGAAGGAGCCGGTCAAGGCCTAG
- a CDS encoding phosphotransferase, whose translation MHDRSLLGPADVDDATLSAMVADLLGEPSVELLGSTAERVAYDLPSITTVARWWVSCSARTATGVRDTRIFVKHVQAWRYSAFFALVPEAMREMAAASVPWRTESCVYRSDLRDRLPDGLAMARALGVVDLEPEAAAVWLEDVTHPPLAWDLARYERAAYLLGRLAASPRVAPLADAGHFEWSVLHYVHGRLAGQVVPVLRSDDVWRQPVVAATFDAGLRDRLRAAAELASAHAGELSGLPRATSHGDASPNNLLPGATSDGFVLVDFGFWMPQAVGHDLGQLVAGEVQLGRRPPVDLPELDAACVTAYTRGLAEEGLVVDEDVVRRAHALQLLLFAGLSALPDDPATTEETAAGRAALARLSLDLVEATAG comes from the coding sequence GTGCACGACCGGTCCCTGCTCGGCCCCGCCGACGTCGACGACGCGACCCTGTCGGCGATGGTCGCCGACCTGCTCGGCGAGCCGTCGGTCGAGCTGCTCGGCTCCACCGCCGAGCGGGTCGCCTACGACCTCCCGTCGATCACCACGGTCGCGCGGTGGTGGGTCTCCTGCTCCGCGCGCACCGCGACCGGCGTCCGCGACACGAGGATCTTCGTCAAGCACGTGCAGGCGTGGCGGTACTCGGCGTTCTTCGCCCTGGTGCCCGAGGCCATGCGGGAGATGGCGGCGGCGAGCGTCCCGTGGCGCACCGAGTCGTGCGTCTACCGCTCCGACCTGCGCGACCGGCTGCCCGACGGCCTCGCGATGGCCCGCGCGCTCGGCGTCGTCGACCTGGAGCCGGAGGCGGCCGCCGTCTGGCTCGAGGACGTCACGCACCCGCCCCTCGCCTGGGACCTGGCCCGCTACGAGCGGGCGGCGTACCTGCTCGGACGCCTCGCGGCGAGCCCGCGGGTCGCACCGCTCGCGGACGCCGGCCACTTCGAGTGGTCGGTCCTCCACTACGTCCACGGCCGGCTCGCCGGGCAGGTCGTCCCGGTGCTGCGCTCCGACGACGTCTGGCGCCAGCCGGTCGTCGCGGCGACGTTCGACGCCGGGCTGCGCGACCGGCTCCGTGCTGCCGCGGAGCTCGCGTCGGCCCACGCCGGTGAGCTGAGCGGTCTGCCGAGGGCGACCAGCCACGGCGACGCCAGCCCCAACAACCTGCTGCCCGGAGCGACGTCCGACGGCTTCGTGCTCGTCGACTTCGGCTTCTGGATGCCGCAGGCGGTGGGCCACGACCTCGGCCAGCTGGTGGCCGGCGAGGTCCAGCTCGGACGCCGTCCCCCGGTCGACCTGCCCGAGCTGGACGCCGCGTGCGTGACGGCCTACACCCGGGGGCTGGCCGAGGAGGGACTCGTCGTCGACGAGGACGTCGTCCGCCGCGCCCACGCCCTGCAGCTCCTGCTGTTCGCCGGGCTGTCGGCGCTGCCCGACGACCCGGCCACCACCGAGGAGACAGCGGCCGGGCGGGCGGCGCTGGCGCGGCTCAGCCTCGACCTGGTCGAGGCGACCGCAGGCTGA
- a CDS encoding response regulator: MSGEDDAGAVRVLVVEDEELAAEAHATYVGRIPGFVVTGVARSAGEAARLLERGGIDLVLLDMHLPDGHGLGLLQRLRAAGDLVDVIAVTAARETDVVRHAVAHGVVLYLLKPFTFATFRARLEQYAEYRARLHAAPDEVMQDEVDRMLGTLRPAAPDLPKGMSAETLRAVVVVVRASDSALSASEVAELVGASRVTVRRYLEHLADTGTLERGQRYGGGGRPEVEYRRT; encoded by the coding sequence GTGAGCGGCGAGGACGACGCCGGCGCGGTCCGGGTGCTCGTCGTGGAGGACGAGGAGCTCGCGGCGGAGGCCCACGCGACCTACGTCGGCCGGATCCCCGGCTTCGTCGTCACCGGCGTCGCCCGCTCGGCGGGCGAGGCCGCCCGCCTCCTGGAGCGGGGCGGCATCGACCTGGTCCTGCTCGACATGCACCTCCCCGACGGCCACGGGCTCGGGCTGCTGCAGCGCCTCCGCGCGGCCGGCGACCTGGTCGACGTCATCGCGGTGACGGCGGCCCGGGAGACCGACGTGGTGCGCCACGCCGTCGCGCACGGCGTCGTGCTCTACCTGCTCAAGCCGTTCACCTTCGCCACCTTCCGCGCCCGGCTCGAGCAGTACGCCGAGTACCGGGCCCGGCTGCACGCGGCGCCCGACGAGGTGATGCAGGACGAGGTCGACCGGATGCTCGGCACGCTGCGCCCGGCGGCGCCCGACCTGCCCAAGGGGATGAGCGCCGAGACGCTGCGGGCGGTGGTGGTCGTCGTCCGCGCCTCCGACTCGGCGCTGTCGGCGTCCGAGGTCGCCGAGCTGGTCGGCGCGTCGCGGGTCACGGTGCGCCGCTACCTCGAGCACCTCGCCGACACCGGCACCCTCGAGCGCGGTCAGCGCTACGGCGGTGGCGGCCGGCCCGAGGTCGAGTACCGCCGCACCTGA
- a CDS encoding potassium channel family protein, translating to MALGILVGTVALVYFDREGYNDNGDPTNTISLIDAFYYTTVTLSTTGYGDIAPASDNARLINALVITPARIAFLVLLIGTTLEVLASQGRELIRIARWRKTVGHHIVVVGYGTKGRSAVETLVNNGYDRESVVIVDPSATALAEAHADGLAVVTGDATRREVLRRAGVADADQVIITTDRDDSNVLATLTVRQLNPDAWIVAAVREQENAPLMRQSGANSVITSSDAVGRLLGLSTLSPTLGTVMEDLLTYGEGLEVAERELLVSEVGKQPQGVADQVIAVVRDEKVYRYFDPVVALLARGDRLVVVRPAKELPWAPRPGTHNEDFASDEE from the coding sequence ATGGCGCTCGGCATCCTCGTCGGCACCGTCGCCCTGGTCTACTTCGACCGCGAGGGCTACAACGACAACGGCGACCCGACCAACACCATCAGCCTGATCGACGCGTTCTACTACACGACCGTCACCCTCAGCACGACCGGCTACGGCGACATCGCGCCCGCCAGCGACAACGCCCGCCTGATCAACGCCCTCGTCATCACCCCGGCCCGCATCGCCTTCCTGGTGCTGCTCATCGGGACCACGCTGGAGGTGCTCGCCTCCCAGGGACGCGAGCTCATCCGCATCGCACGTTGGAGGAAGACCGTGGGTCACCACATCGTCGTCGTCGGCTACGGCACCAAGGGGCGCAGCGCCGTCGAGACGCTCGTCAACAACGGCTACGACCGCGAGTCGGTCGTCATCGTCGACCCCAGCGCCACCGCGCTCGCCGAGGCGCACGCCGACGGGCTGGCCGTCGTCACCGGCGACGCGACCCGCCGCGAGGTGCTGCGCCGCGCCGGCGTCGCCGACGCCGACCAGGTCATCATCACCACCGACCGCGACGACTCCAACGTCCTCGCCACGCTCACCGTGCGCCAGCTCAACCCGGACGCGTGGATCGTCGCCGCCGTCCGCGAGCAGGAGAACGCGCCGCTGATGCGCCAGTCGGGCGCCAACTCGGTCATCACCTCCTCCGACGCGGTGGGCCGGCTGCTCGGCCTCTCCACCCTGTCGCCGACGCTCGGCACCGTGATGGAGGACCTGCTCACCTACGGCGAGGGCCTCGAGGTCGCCGAGCGCGAGCTGCTGGTCTCCGAGGTGGGCAAGCAGCCGCAGGGCGTGGCCGACCAGGTGATCGCGGTCGTGCGCGACGAGAAGGTCTACCGCTACTTCGACCCGGTGGTCGCCCTGCTGGCCCGCGGCGACCGCCTCGTCGTCGTCCGGCCGGCCAAGGAGCTGCCCTGGGCGCCGCGCCCGGGCACCCACAACGAGGACTTCGCCTCCGACGAGGAGTGA
- a CDS encoding sensor histidine kinase produces MPRRPLSVARQVLVLQVAVVLVLVLASLGLAGYDAHRDARTTATVRAVAVARSVADSPAVVDALATDDPSADLQPYAERVRADTAVDFVTIMAPDRTRFTHPDPANIGKPFIGDLGGAPEGDIFTQEYAGTLGPSMRAVVPVLDDGDVVALVSVGITISSIERRLRDDLAAIGLAAGVVLGAGLLGAWLVSRRLRRQTHGMGELEMTRMYEYYSAVLHAVREGLLLIDPDGRVQLVNDEARRLLDLPDDVQGRLVHSLGLAPGLVEAALGRTAEADDLYLAGDRVLVVSSSPAEWDGRSVGAVVSLRDRTELQSVTGELDVVRGLTDSLRAQTHEAANRLHTVVSLVEMGRPDDAVAFATEELEVAQRLTDDVVGAVGDPVVAALLLGKTAEARERGVDLDVRGELPGDVPGRDLVTVLGNLVDNAFDAVAEVPDRAGRRVRVTLGGTAARPSITVEDTGAGLSEEERAHVLERGWTTKAEGRGVGLALVGQVARRHGGDVRVERSELGGAAFVVELGS; encoded by the coding sequence GTGCCCCGCCGTCCGCTCTCCGTCGCCCGCCAGGTGCTGGTGCTGCAGGTGGCGGTCGTGCTCGTGCTGGTGCTGGCCTCCCTCGGCCTCGCCGGCTACGACGCCCACCGCGACGCGCGCACCACCGCGACCGTGCGGGCGGTGGCGGTGGCGCGGTCCGTGGCCGACTCCCCCGCCGTCGTCGACGCGCTCGCGACCGACGACCCGTCGGCGGACCTGCAGCCCTACGCCGAGCGGGTGCGCGCCGACACCGCGGTCGACTTCGTGACGATCATGGCGCCCGACCGCACCCGCTTCACCCACCCCGACCCTGCCAACATCGGCAAGCCCTTCATCGGCGACCTCGGCGGCGCGCCGGAGGGTGACATCTTCACCCAGGAGTACGCGGGCACCCTCGGCCCGTCGATGCGCGCCGTCGTCCCCGTGCTCGACGACGGCGACGTCGTCGCCCTGGTCTCGGTCGGCATCACGATCAGCTCGATCGAGCGCCGGCTGCGCGACGACCTGGCCGCGATCGGGCTCGCCGCCGGCGTCGTCCTCGGGGCCGGCCTGCTCGGCGCCTGGCTGGTCAGCCGCCGGCTCCGGCGGCAGACCCACGGGATGGGCGAGCTCGAGATGACGCGGATGTACGAGTACTACTCGGCGGTGCTGCACGCCGTCCGCGAGGGCCTGCTGCTCATCGACCCCGACGGCCGCGTGCAGCTGGTCAACGACGAGGCGCGGCGCCTGCTCGACCTCCCGGACGACGTCCAGGGCCGGCTGGTGCACAGCCTCGGGCTCGCGCCGGGCCTGGTCGAGGCCGCGCTCGGCCGCACCGCCGAGGCCGACGACCTCTACCTCGCCGGTGATCGGGTGCTGGTGGTCAGCTCGTCACCGGCCGAGTGGGACGGCCGCTCGGTCGGCGCCGTCGTCAGCCTGCGCGACCGCACCGAGCTGCAGTCGGTGACCGGCGAGCTCGACGTCGTCCGCGGGCTCACCGACTCCCTCCGGGCCCAGACCCACGAGGCGGCCAACCGGCTGCACACCGTGGTCTCGCTGGTGGAGATGGGCCGGCCCGACGACGCCGTCGCCTTCGCCACCGAGGAGCTCGAGGTGGCCCAGCGGCTCACCGACGACGTCGTCGGCGCGGTCGGCGACCCGGTCGTCGCGGCGCTCCTGCTCGGCAAGACGGCCGAGGCGCGCGAGCGCGGCGTCGACCTCGACGTCCGTGGCGAGCTGCCCGGCGACGTGCCCGGCCGCGACCTCGTCACCGTGCTCGGCAACCTCGTCGACAACGCCTTCGACGCGGTCGCGGAGGTCCCCGACCGCGCGGGCCGCCGGGTCCGGGTGACCCTGGGCGGCACCGCCGCGCGGCCCTCGATCACGGTCGAGGACACCGGGGCGGGGCTGAGCGAGGAGGAGCGCGCGCACGTGCTCGAGCGGGGCTGGACCACGAAGGCCGAGGGACGCGGCGTCGGCCTCGCGCTCGTCGGCCAGGTCGCCCGCCGCCACGGCGGCGACGTCCGGGTCGAGCGGTCCGAGCTCGGCGGCGCCGCCTTCGTCGTGGAGCTCGGGTCGTGA